A genomic segment from Luteibacter aegosomatis encodes:
- a CDS encoding prolyl oligopeptidase family serine peptidase: MRPIVLALLAAVVTAAPVLAADSGTPPVARRDDVVENVFGKTLHDPYRWMEGEHNAEFQAWLAAQGDDTRTKLDALPTLDAWLRALKASGTSAVIHRMQRVAGGRMFFILQTGKGSGTLMVRDADGRERALLDPATLQGQGGSPSITNYSPSPDGRKVAVNVDRGGNEITRVDVLDVASGKASEVDAVEPVWGEFDVHWLPDGTGFTYTQMAPPNERTGGDPLQDMRLRVHRLGTPTSNDPVLLRAGTGPGASASFPVPSNRFPTVEFPAGSRWALGTASGAQNESAFCVTPREEATKPSAAWRCIATPDDKVVGAALHGDTLYLISTREHSNGEVLSLDLSKKDAGLRDAKPVTRLRDDEIIVGLTLSDAQTLAPARDALYLKVSVNGIDGVRRIDYATGRMDAVRMPLAGTASLLRANDAEDGFLLELRGWTAPPKSWRYEPCTRTMKSLGQDEASPADYGMIDVTETDMVSKDGTRIPLTILHRKDAKLDGSHRAIVFGYGSYGLTLQPSFKPVRMEWVKKGNVFAYAHVRGGGEKGEAWHLAGKGANKHKGVEDFVAAVGRLSDLGYSRPQRTALISGSAGGLLVGGAVTAYPDAFGAAIFLVPILNPVRLMHAPNGANQIGEMGDPRKAEDFPAILAMDPYQQIRPHGTYPAMMFLVGLNDSRVSPWQTGKFVAKIRAQNESGKPVWIRTDANGGHGIQSSLGAEASQWADIYAFLDAQLPVSSDDVRRPSE; encoded by the coding sequence ATGCGCCCGATCGTTCTCGCCCTGCTTGCCGCCGTCGTCACGGCCGCCCCCGTTCTCGCCGCCGATTCGGGCACGCCACCCGTCGCCCGTCGCGACGACGTGGTGGAGAACGTTTTCGGCAAGACGCTTCACGATCCCTACCGATGGATGGAGGGAGAACACAACGCCGAATTCCAGGCCTGGCTGGCGGCCCAGGGCGACGATACGCGGACGAAGCTGGATGCCCTGCCCACGCTCGACGCGTGGTTGCGGGCGCTGAAAGCCAGCGGCACGAGCGCGGTGATCCATCGCATGCAGCGCGTCGCCGGTGGGAGGATGTTCTTCATCCTGCAGACCGGGAAGGGCAGCGGTACCTTGATGGTGCGTGACGCGGACGGCCGCGAGCGCGCATTGCTCGACCCCGCCACGTTGCAAGGCCAGGGCGGGTCGCCGTCCATCACCAACTATTCGCCATCGCCGGACGGCCGCAAGGTGGCGGTCAACGTCGACCGCGGCGGCAACGAAATCACGCGGGTGGACGTGCTGGATGTCGCCTCCGGCAAGGCCTCCGAGGTCGACGCCGTGGAACCGGTGTGGGGTGAGTTCGACGTGCACTGGCTGCCCGACGGCACGGGATTCACGTATACGCAGATGGCGCCGCCGAACGAACGCACCGGCGGCGACCCGCTGCAGGACATGCGGTTGCGCGTGCACCGGTTGGGTACGCCCACGTCGAACGATCCCGTGCTGCTTCGCGCGGGCACGGGGCCAGGGGCCAGCGCGTCGTTTCCGGTGCCGAGCAATCGCTTTCCCACGGTGGAGTTCCCCGCCGGCTCGCGCTGGGCGCTCGGCACGGCGTCGGGAGCGCAGAACGAATCGGCGTTTTGCGTGACGCCGCGTGAGGAGGCGACCAAGCCCTCCGCCGCATGGCGATGCATCGCCACGCCGGACGACAAGGTGGTGGGCGCGGCGCTGCACGGCGACACGCTTTACCTGATCTCGACGCGCGAGCACTCGAACGGCGAGGTGCTTTCCCTCGACCTCTCGAAGAAGGATGCCGGACTACGCGACGCGAAGCCCGTGACCCGGCTGAGGGACGACGAGATCATCGTGGGCCTCACCCTCAGCGACGCGCAGACCCTGGCCCCGGCGCGTGATGCGCTCTATCTCAAGGTGTCCGTCAACGGCATCGACGGCGTTCGCCGCATCGACTACGCCACCGGCAGGATGGATGCCGTGAGGATGCCGCTGGCCGGCACGGCCTCGCTGCTGCGCGCCAACGATGCCGAGGACGGCTTCCTGCTCGAACTGCGCGGCTGGACCGCGCCGCCGAAATCGTGGCGTTACGAACCCTGCACCCGCACCATGAAAAGCCTGGGGCAGGACGAGGCCAGCCCCGCCGACTACGGCATGATCGACGTGACCGAAACGGACATGGTCAGCAAGGACGGTACGCGTATTCCGCTTACCATCCTGCACCGGAAAGACGCGAAGCTCGACGGAAGCCATCGCGCCATCGTGTTCGGCTACGGAAGCTACGGACTCACGCTGCAACCGTCGTTCAAGCCGGTGCGCATGGAGTGGGTCAAGAAGGGTAACGTCTTCGCGTACGCCCACGTGCGGGGCGGAGGCGAGAAAGGCGAGGCCTGGCATCTCGCGGGCAAGGGGGCGAACAAGCACAAGGGCGTGGAGGATTTCGTGGCGGCGGTCGGCCGCCTGAGCGACCTCGGCTACAGCCGCCCGCAACGCACGGCGCTGATATCAGGCAGTGCCGGTGGCTTGCTCGTCGGCGGTGCCGTCACGGCGTACCCGGATGCGTTCGGCGCGGCCATCTTTCTCGTGCCCATACTCAATCCCGTGCGACTGATGCACGCCCCCAACGGCGCGAACCAGATCGGCGAGATGGGCGACCCGCGCAAGGCGGAGGATTTTCCCGCCATCCTCGCGATGGATCCCTATCAGCAGATCCGGCCACATGGCACGTATCCGGCAATGATGTTTCTCGTCGGTCTCAACGACAGCCGCGTGTCGCCTTGGCAGACGGGTAAGTTCGTGGCGAAGATACGGGCGCAGAACGAGAGCGGAAAGCCTGTCTGGATTCGTACCGACGCGAACGGGGGCCATGGGATCCAGTCGTCCCTCGGTGCGGAAGCGTCGCAATGGGCGGACATCTACGCATTTCTCGATGCGCAGCTTCCCGTGTCGTCGGACGACGTGCGACGACCAAGCGAGTGA